A genomic window from Terrisporobacter glycolicus ATCC 14880 = DSM 1288 includes:
- a CDS encoding MATE family efflux transporter, with protein MTNDMTQGSPLKIFIFFSIPLLIGNVFQQLYSMVDTIIVGRFVGVDALAAVGSTGSMFFLVNGMILGLTSGFGVLVSQKFGAKDEVGVKKAVASNITLTLISTLLMTVIALIVKNPLLRIMNTPENIFDNANNYITIIFAGLITQALYNMAAGILRALGDSKTPLYFLMISSILNVILDLVFIINFKMGVSGAAHATNIAQGFSAVLCLIYSYKKFKVLRLKKEDFKVESHYYTKHLKIGIPMGLQFSVTAVGIIIVQSAINVFGSTVIASYTASSKVLQLVMQPSISFGVTIATYAGQNLGAGRFDRIKNGMKIMNKVSIVTSLIAGVVLIFLGRYFVTLFMENPTPEIFSYAQQVFNYSAVFFIPLGFIFVYRNVLQGMGESFVPMMAGVYELVARSIVAFTLPKFIGFTGICLSDPVAWIAAAVPLMITYYRKMKKIENKNKEGTAE; from the coding sequence ATGACTAACGATATGACTCAGGGAAGTCCTTTGAAAATTTTCATATTTTTTTCCATACCTTTATTAATTGGAAATGTGTTTCAACAATTGTATAGCATGGTTGATACAATTATAGTTGGAAGATTTGTAGGAGTAGATGCACTGGCAGCAGTTGGTTCTACTGGATCTATGTTCTTTTTGGTAAATGGTATGATACTAGGTCTAACTAGTGGATTTGGAGTATTGGTTTCTCAAAAATTCGGTGCAAAAGATGAAGTAGGTGTAAAAAAAGCTGTAGCAAGTAATATTACATTAACATTAATTTCAACTCTTTTAATGACAGTAATAGCTTTAATAGTAAAAAATCCTCTTCTTAGAATTATGAATACACCAGAAAATATTTTTGATAATGCAAATAATTATATAACAATAATTTTTGCAGGATTAATAACTCAGGCTCTTTATAATATGGCTGCAGGAATACTTAGAGCTTTAGGGGATAGTAAAACGCCACTGTACTTTTTAATGATTTCATCTATTCTTAATGTTATTTTAGATTTGGTATTTATAATTAATTTTAAAATGGGTGTATCAGGAGCAGCTCATGCTACTAACATTGCACAAGGATTTTCAGCAGTGTTATGCTTAATTTATAGCTATAAAAAGTTCAAAGTATTAAGACTTAAAAAAGAAGATTTTAAAGTTGAGTCGCACTATTATACAAAGCATTTAAAAATTGGTATACCTATGGGGTTACAATTTTCAGTAACAGCTGTCGGAATCATAATAGTTCAAAGCGCTATAAATGTATTTGGATCAACAGTAATAGCATCATATACAGCATCATCAAAGGTGCTTCAACTTGTTATGCAACCATCAATTTCATTTGGGGTGACAATAGCAACTTATGCAGGACAAAACTTAGGTGCTGGTAGGTTTGATAGAATTAAAAATGGTATGAAGATAATGAATAAAGTATCAATAGTTACTAGCTTAATAGCAGGTGTTGTTCTTATATTCCTTGGGAGATATTTTGTAACTTTATTTATGGAAAATCCAACACCTGAAATATTTAGCTATGCTCAACAAGTATTTAATTACTCTGCAGTATTCTTTATACCACTAGGATTTATATTTGTATATAGAAATGTACTTCAAGGTATGGGAGAATCTTTTGTACCTATGATGGCAGGCGTTTATGAGCTAGTGGCAAGAAGTATAGTGGCATTTACACTGCCAAAGTTTATAGGATTCACAGGTATTTGTTTATCAGATCCTGTAGCTTGGATAGCAGCTGCTGTACCACTTATGATAACTTATTATAGAAAAATGAAAAAAATAGAAAATAAAAATAAAGAAGGTACTGCTGAATAA
- a CDS encoding peptidylprolyl isomerase, giving the protein MTEKRKKGILASFLAGAIALVGCSQGEINDEVRTPPKELPIATIVIKNYGTIEAELYPHIAPNTVNNFISLANSGFYDGLTFHRVIKDFMIQGGDPNGNGSGGPGYSIKGEFTKNKFKNDLKHTEGVLSMARSQNKNSGGSQFFIMTKDSPHLDGQYAAFGKVVKGIDIVHEIENTKTGNNDKPEKDIIIESIKVDTKGIKYDNPEKI; this is encoded by the coding sequence ATGACTGAGAAAAGAAAAAAAGGAATTCTAGCAAGCTTTTTAGCAGGAGCAATAGCTCTTGTAGGATGTTCTCAAGGAGAAATAAATGATGAAGTTAGAACTCCTCCAAAAGAACTTCCTATAGCAACTATAGTTATCAAAAACTATGGAACTATCGAAGCTGAACTTTATCCTCATATAGCTCCAAATACAGTAAATAACTTTATCTCATTAGCTAATAGTGGTTTTTATGATGGCCTTACTTTCCATAGAGTAATAAAAGACTTCATGATACAAGGTGGAGATCCTAATGGTAATGGTTCAGGTGGTCCTGGATATAGTATTAAAGGTGAATTTACTAAAAATAAATTTAAAAATGATTTAAAACATACAGAAGGTGTTTTATCTATGGCAAGAAGCCAAAATAAAAATAGTGGAGGTAGTCAATTTTTTATTATGACTAAAGATTCTCCTCACTTAGATGGACAATATGCTGCCTTTGGTAAAGTTGTAAAGGGTATTGATATAGTACATGAAATTGAAAATACAAAAACAGGAAATAATGACAAGCCTGAAAAAGATATAATTATAGAATCTATAAAAGTTGATACTAAGGGTATAAAATACGATAACCCTGAAAAAATATAA
- a CDS encoding Y-family DNA polymerase, with product MVFLSKRLIFHIDVNSAYLSWTAAYLLDKGYKLDIRNIPSVIGGNEETRHGIVLAKSGPAKNYEIQTGETLFSARIKCKNLIVVPPRYDLFKRCSDFMVELLNEYTPNIQRFSCDECFLDFTGMENLYKNPLDLAYEIKDRIEKELGFSVNIGISSNKLLSKIASDFNKPNKVHTLFPDEIEEKMWPLDVGELFGVGRKTLKKLNSYGIKTIGDLANFDVNVLKYKLNSYGEQIWRYANGIENSEVRKSNYIGMKGMGNSTTTHFDITTKNEASMVISSLCETIGMRLRKNNSCFNVVSIHYKTDSFFSRRKQKKLSYSTDSTQDIKKEAIKLFDELWEEEPIRQIGVHVTGLFNNNEVQLSLLEEGNNEKKKNLDKAIDNIRNKYGKYSISTAQFIDAPIPPLCGGINEDDYPMMNNLI from the coding sequence GTGGTTTTTTTGAGTAAGAGACTTATTTTCCATATCGATGTAAACAGTGCCTATTTATCTTGGACAGCTGCTTATTTACTAGATAAAGGATATAAATTAGACATCCGTAATATTCCTAGTGTAATAGGTGGTAACGAAGAAACACGTCATGGCATTGTATTAGCCAAAAGTGGTCCTGCTAAGAATTATGAAATTCAAACAGGTGAAACTTTATTTTCTGCTAGAATTAAGTGTAAAAATCTAATTGTAGTTCCTCCCCGTTATGATTTATTTAAAAGATGTTCTGATTTCATGGTAGAACTTCTTAATGAATATACGCCTAATATACAAAGATTTAGCTGTGATGAATGTTTTTTGGATTTTACAGGCATGGAAAATTTATATAAAAATCCCCTAGATTTAGCTTATGAAATAAAAGATAGAATTGAAAAAGAACTAGGTTTTTCAGTTAACATAGGCATATCAAGTAACAAATTATTATCAAAAATAGCATCCGACTTTAATAAGCCAAATAAAGTACATACTCTTTTTCCTGATGAAATAGAGGAAAAAATGTGGCCTTTAGATGTGGGGGAACTATTTGGAGTAGGAAGAAAAACTCTAAAAAAACTTAATAGCTATGGTATAAAAACTATAGGTGACTTAGCAAATTTTGATGTCAATGTTTTAAAATATAAACTCAACTCATATGGCGAGCAAATTTGGAGATATGCCAATGGCATTGAAAATTCAGAAGTTAGAAAAAGTAATTATATAGGTATGAAAGGTATGGGCAATAGTACAACTACTCATTTTGATATTACCACTAAAAATGAAGCTTCTATGGTTATTTCTTCTCTTTGTGAAACAATTGGTATGAGACTTAGAAAAAATAATAGTTGTTTCAACGTAGTATCTATCCATTATAAAACTGATTCTTTCTTTTCTAGAAGAAAACAGAAAAAACTAAGTTACTCTACTGATAGCACTCAAGACATAAAAAAAGAGGCTATAAAACTCTTTGATGAACTATGGGAAGAAGAGCCTATCCGCCAAATAGGCGTACATGTGACAGGGCTGTTTAATAATAATGAGGTTCAACTATCTTTACTTGAAGAAGGAAACAATGAAAAAAAGAAAAACTTAGACAAAGCTATTGATAACATTAGAAATAAATACGGCAAATATTCAATATCAACAGCTCAGTTTATAGATGCCCCCATCCCACCACTATGTGGTGGAATAAACGAAGATGACTATCCCATGATGAATAACTTAATATAA
- a CDS encoding GH25 family lysozyme: MRNLIKKFSAIFLASIICFFSFQNSSYTFAAENSILAKGYVHVTSAPDKLNVRSKPSTSSKIIGTIDHGKSVNIIDSVAKITKIYDKDSKSYTNVVTDPWYKISYSNGYGYVSADHNYVKLSNEDKPYQPSNSTAIKGIDVSYHQGDIDWKKVKNSGVKFAIIRAGSGTKKDIKFKSNIEGALNAGIEVGIYWFSNAYTVNSVKDEAQKCMEVISPYKNELSFPVFFDYEEYTIKSAQDNKVNLSLSSVSNICETFLSKLKSNGYKCGIYTNKTVSKFYLSDNLRNSYDFWIAQYSDKCNYWGKYIMWQYSQSGKVDGISGNVDLNYYYKSNPINISKTTIDSISNQKYTGSKISPNISIKYNNKALVKNKDYTASFGDNTSIGTATATIKCKGNYTGTKKITFKIVPKTVTNTKISNTTSSSIKLSWSKVSNADGYRIYRSTSKNGTYTKIKDITKNSTLSYTDSSLSSNKKYYYKIKSFKTSKKEKYYGYYSNIANGETNLSTPSVKLSTPKSKSIKVSWKKISGAKGYELYRSTSKKGKYSKITTSNLSYTSKNLTKNKTYYYKVRAYKIVNSKKVYSSYSSIKSISAK, translated from the coding sequence ATGAGGAATTTAATAAAAAAATTTTCAGCTATTTTTCTAGCTAGTATAATTTGTTTTTTTAGCTTTCAAAATTCAAGTTATACTTTTGCCGCAGAGAATTCTATACTTGCTAAAGGATATGTTCATGTTACATCTGCACCTGACAAATTAAATGTTAGATCCAAGCCTTCCACATCTTCCAAAATAATAGGAACTATAGATCACGGAAAATCAGTAAACATAATAGACAGTGTTGCAAAAATCACTAAAATCTATGACAAAGATAGTAAATCTTATACTAATGTTGTAACAGACCCATGGTATAAAATATCTTACTCTAATGGTTATGGATACGTTTCTGCTGATCATAATTATGTTAAGTTATCAAATGAAGACAAGCCTTATCAACCTAGTAATAGTACTGCCATAAAAGGAATAGATGTAAGTTATCATCAAGGAGATATTGACTGGAAAAAAGTAAAAAATTCTGGTGTTAAATTTGCTATTATTCGTGCTGGAAGCGGGACTAAAAAAGACATTAAGTTTAAATCAAATATAGAAGGTGCTTTAAATGCCGGAATAGAAGTTGGTATTTATTGGTTTTCCAATGCTTATACAGTTAATAGTGTAAAAGATGAAGCTCAAAAATGCATGGAAGTAATTTCACCTTACAAAAATGAATTATCTTTTCCTGTTTTCTTTGACTATGAAGAATATACTATAAAATCCGCACAAGATAATAAAGTTAATCTTAGTCTTAGTTCAGTATCTAATATTTGTGAAACATTTTTGTCTAAATTAAAATCAAATGGATACAAATGTGGTATATATACAAACAAAACCGTATCAAAATTTTATCTTAGTGATAATCTAAGAAATTCTTACGATTTTTGGATAGCTCAATATAGTGATAAATGCAATTATTGGGGTAAATATATCATGTGGCAATATAGTCAAAGCGGAAAAGTCGATGGTATAAGTGGTAATGTAGACTTAAACTACTACTATAAAAGTAATCCTATAAACATTTCAAAAACTACTATAGATTCTATTTCAAATCAAAAATATACAGGCAGTAAAATATCACCCAATATAAGCATAAAGTACAATAATAAAGCCTTAGTAAAAAACAAAGATTATACTGCATCATTTGGAGATAATACATCTATAGGAACTGCAACTGCCACTATAAAATGTAAGGGTAATTACACAGGAACAAAAAAAATCACCTTTAAAATTGTTCCTAAAACTGTAACCAACACTAAAATTTCAAACACTACTTCTTCAAGTATAAAATTAAGTTGGTCAAAAGTTTCAAATGCAGATGGATATAGAATTTATAGATCTACTAGTAAAAATGGTACCTACACTAAAATAAAAGATATTACTAAAAATTCTACTTTAAGTTATACTGACTCAAGTTTATCTAGTAATAAGAAATATTATTATAAAATAAAATCATTTAAAACTTCAAAGAAAGAAAAATACTATGGCTACTATTCAAACATAGCAAACGGAGAAACAAATTTATCTACACCTTCAGTAAAATTATCAACTCCAAAAAGTAAAAGTATAAAAGTTTCTTGGAAAAAAATTTCTGGAGCTAAAGGCTATGAGCTTTATAGATCAACTAGTAAAAAAGGAAAGTATTCAAAGATAACTACAAGCAACTTAAGTTATACTAGTAAAAATCTAACTAAAAATAAAACTTATTACTATAAAGTAAGAGCATACAAAATAGTAAATAGCAAGAAAGTTTATAGCTCTTATAGTTCTATAAAATCCATTTCTGCTAAATAA
- a CDS encoding TVP38/TMEM64 family protein: MIGISAFQIIVAIIPGEPFEIAAGYAFGWLWGAVLCLIGTLLGQTVVFLFAKKFGMDFVEIFVSTEKIKEMNFLKNNKKLYMTTFFIFLIPGTPKDVISYVAGITPIKLVPFLLVSGVARIPSVVSSTIGGCCLGLKNYTMAAAVFIVTFITSGILFFIYKKYEKKKSI, from the coding sequence ATGATAGGAATTTCGGCTTTTCAAATTATTGTGGCAATCATACCAGGAGAACCTTTTGAGATTGCAGCAGGATATGCATTTGGATGGCTTTGGGGTGCAGTTCTATGTTTGATTGGAACCTTACTAGGACAAACAGTAGTATTTTTGTTTGCAAAAAAATTTGGAATGGATTTTGTGGAAATTTTCGTATCAACAGAAAAAATTAAAGAAATGAATTTTTTAAAAAACAATAAAAAATTATATATGACTACTTTTTTTATATTTTTAATTCCAGGAACACCTAAAGATGTTATTTCATATGTGGCAGGAATTACACCTATTAAACTTGTACCATTTTTATTGGTTTCAGGAGTGGCGAGGATACCATCTGTTGTTTCTTCAACTATTGGAGGGTGTTGTCTTGGGTTAAAGAATTACACTATGGCAGCCGCTGTATTTATAGTAACCTTTATTACAAGTGGAATACTATTTTTTATTTACAAAAAGTATGAAAAAAAGAAAAGTATATAA
- a CDS encoding BMP family ABC transporter substrate-binding protein has translation MFKKKILSTLLAIGLSATFLVGCGAGGEDTASDSDKVSVKLLVTGALGDKGINDSANAGAEKIEKQFGDKVDVEVVEMGFDQTKFEPALIDASESDADVIITGGWDMKEHVENTAELYPKKKFLVYDTDVNYDEYNLENVYSMTYKQNEAGFLAGTLAALVTTSDMELANKEKVVGFVGARDTSAVINDFLVGYIEGAKFVDKDMKIEVAYVGSFTDTAKAKELTLAQYSNGADVVFTAAGPASAGSVEAARDSKKYVIGVDSDQALAYEGKEEQKYIISSALKRVDNSLVLTMESFLDNALEFNSHSVLGAKEGVVELAENDIYNSTISEEIRNKVAEISKELKDGKIEVKSAIGMKESKLKEIINSAK, from the coding sequence ATGTTTAAGAAAAAAATATTATCAACGCTATTAGCAATAGGATTAAGTGCTACTTTTTTAGTAGGATGTGGTGCAGGAGGAGAAGATACAGCTTCTGATTCTGATAAAGTAAGCGTTAAGTTATTAGTAACAGGTGCCTTAGGAGATAAAGGGATAAATGATTCAGCTAATGCTGGAGCGGAAAAGATAGAAAAACAATTTGGTGATAAGGTTGATGTTGAAGTTGTAGAAATGGGATTTGATCAAACTAAGTTTGAGCCAGCTTTAATAGATGCATCAGAATCAGATGCTGATGTTATAATAACTGGTGGTTGGGATATGAAAGAGCATGTTGAAAATACTGCAGAACTTTATCCAAAGAAGAAATTCTTAGTATATGATACAGATGTAAATTATGATGAATATAATTTAGAAAATGTATATTCAATGACATATAAGCAAAATGAAGCAGGATTCTTAGCTGGTACTTTAGCAGCTTTAGTTACTACAAGCGATATGGAACTTGCTAATAAAGAAAAAGTTGTAGGGTTTGTGGGAGCTAGAGATACATCAGCAGTTATAAATGACTTCTTAGTAGGGTATATAGAAGGAGCTAAGTTTGTAGATAAGGATATGAAGATTGAAGTGGCTTATGTAGGTTCTTTTACGGATACAGCAAAAGCTAAAGAATTAACATTAGCGCAATATTCAAACGGAGCGGATGTAGTATTTACAGCTGCTGGGCCAGCTTCAGCAGGATCAGTAGAAGCAGCTAGAGATTCTAAAAAATATGTTATAGGTGTAGATAGTGACCAAGCTTTAGCTTATGAAGGAAAAGAAGAACAAAAATATATAATATCATCAGCATTAAAAAGAGTAGACAACTCATTAGTTTTAACTATGGAATCTTTCTTAGATAATGCATTAGAATTTAATAGCCATAGTGTTTTAGGAGCTAAAGAAGGAGTTGTAGAATTAGCTGAAAATGATATATATAATTCTACTATAAGTGAAGAAATAAGAAATAAAGTCGCTGAAATATCTAAAGAATTAAAAGATGGTAAAATAGAGGTTAAATCTGCAATAGGTATGAAAGAATCTAAATTAAAAGAAATAATAAATTCAGCTAAATAA
- the ade gene encoding adenine deaminase — MYISELIDRSMKNKNPDLVLRNANIVNVFTHEIVTGDVAVHDGIIVGIGEYTGDTNIDLKGKYIAPGLIDSHVHIESSMLSPGEFSKVIVPRGTTTIITDPHEIANVCGLDGIEYILNSSEELPLNTYVMLPSCVPATNFENSGAVLKANDLEKYINHPRVLGLGEMMNYPGVIYKDKDVMDKLNLAYKNKKRVDGHAPRIKGEGLNAYVLSGVNTDHECTTKEEMLEKLRLGMYVMIREGSATKDLKNLINGVNQYNYQRILLCTDDKHPEDLLKEGHIDYNVKLAIKNGIDPIIAIQMATINPANCYNLKDIGAIAPGYKADIIVFDDLENFNIEEVYKDGKLVGKEKMPLFTTKENDFSKVLKTVHISKIDKEDIQIYFEKERGEEVVNIISLKPHSLITEKSKAKVNIVHNKFEYDNEKDILKLAVIERHKNTGNIGIGLVENFKLKNGAIATTISHDSHNIIVVGDNDEDIVNAVNTVISMDGGIAISSFNKILGTLSLNIGGLMSNKSIEYVDCKFSKLVDVAYNSLKVSKDIDPFLTLAFLALPVIPNIKLTDKGLFDVENFEFMNISCKMN; from the coding sequence ATGTACATTAGTGAATTAATAGACAGATCAATGAAAAATAAAAATCCAGATTTAGTATTAAGAAATGCAAATATAGTTAATGTATTTACACATGAAATTGTAACTGGAGATGTGGCAGTACATGATGGGATAATAGTAGGAATTGGAGAATATACAGGAGACACTAATATAGACTTAAAAGGGAAATATATAGCACCGGGCCTTATAGATTCCCACGTTCATATTGAGTCATCTATGCTATCACCAGGTGAGTTTTCAAAAGTTATAGTACCAAGAGGAACTACAACAATAATAACAGATCCCCACGAAATAGCTAATGTTTGTGGTCTTGATGGAATAGAATATATATTAAATTCAAGTGAAGAATTACCTTTAAATACATATGTGATGTTACCATCATGTGTGCCAGCAACTAATTTTGAAAATTCAGGAGCAGTTCTTAAAGCTAATGATTTGGAAAAATATATAAATCATCCAAGAGTTTTAGGTTTAGGTGAGATGATGAATTATCCTGGGGTAATATATAAAGATAAAGATGTAATGGACAAGCTAAATTTAGCTTACAAAAACAAAAAAAGAGTAGATGGCCATGCTCCTCGTATAAAAGGAGAAGGCTTAAATGCATATGTTTTAAGCGGAGTAAATACAGATCATGAATGTACAACAAAAGAAGAAATGCTGGAAAAATTAAGACTAGGCATGTATGTTATGATAAGGGAAGGTTCAGCAACTAAAGACCTTAAAAACCTTATAAATGGTGTTAATCAATATAACTATCAAAGAATTTTATTATGTACGGATGACAAACACCCAGAAGATTTATTAAAAGAAGGTCATATAGACTATAATGTTAAATTAGCAATAAAAAATGGAATAGACCCTATAATAGCAATACAAATGGCAACTATAAATCCAGCTAACTGTTATAATTTAAAAGATATTGGGGCTATAGCTCCAGGATATAAGGCGGATATAATAGTATTTGATGACTTAGAAAACTTTAATATAGAAGAAGTTTATAAGGATGGCAAATTAGTGGGGAAAGAAAAAATGCCTTTATTTACAACTAAGGAAAATGACTTTTCAAAAGTATTAAAAACTGTTCATATTTCTAAAATTGATAAAGAAGACATACAAATATATTTTGAAAAGGAAAGAGGAGAAGAAGTAGTAAATATTATTTCATTAAAGCCTCATAGCTTGATAACTGAAAAATCAAAGGCTAAGGTTAATATTGTTCATAATAAGTTTGAATATGATAATGAAAAAGATATATTAAAGTTAGCAGTAATAGAAAGACATAAAAATACAGGAAATATAGGTATAGGATTAGTAGAAAACTTTAAATTGAAAAATGGAGCCATAGCAACAACAATATCACATGATTCACACAATATTATAGTTGTGGGTGATAATGATGAAGATATAGTAAATGCTGTGAACACAGTTATAAGTATGGATGGAGGAATAGCAATTTCATCTTTTAATAAGATTTTAGGAACCTTGTCTTTAAATATAGGTGGATTAATGAGTAATAAAAGTATAGAGTATGTGGACTGTAAATTTAGTAAATTAGTAGATGTAGCTTATAATTCGTTAAAGGTTAGCAAAGATATAGATCCATTCTTGACTTTGGCATTTTTAGCGCTACCAGTAATACCTAATATAAAACTTACAGATAAAGGATTATTTGATGTGGAAAATTTTGAGTTTATGAATATAAGCTGCAAAATGAATTAA
- a CDS encoding GNAT family N-acetyltransferase — translation MEFRKSKKSDIKEIINIIEEAQNYFKENNIDQWQDGYPNEESIINDIENGESYVLLKDNKIIATAYLSFAGEQDYNIIYDGKWISNEDYAVVHRVAVSSNIKGNRVAGELFKHIEKICLENNINNIRIDTHRHNKSMQKFLSKNKFEYCGVIYLKDKSERIAFEKILRQKTI, via the coding sequence ATGGAATTCAGAAAGTCAAAAAAATCAGATATAAAGGAAATTATAAATATTATTGAAGAAGCTCAAAACTATTTTAAAGAAAATAATATTGATCAATGGCAAGACGGATATCCAAATGAAGAAAGTATAATTAATGATATTGAAAATGGCGAATCATATGTCTTATTGAAAGATAATAAAATAATTGCAACAGCTTATTTATCTTTCGCTGGAGAACAGGATTATAACATTATATATGATGGAAAGTGGATTAGTAATGAAGATTATGCTGTTGTACATAGAGTTGCAGTTTCTAGCAATATAAAAGGTAATAGAGTAGCTGGTGAATTATTTAAACATATAGAGAAAATTTGCTTAGAAAATAATATAAATAATATTAGAATTGATACTCACAGACATAATAAATCAATGCAAAAATTCTTAAGTAAAAATAAATTTGAGTATTGTGGTGTAATTTATTTAAAAGATAAGTCTGAAAGAATAGCTTTTGAAAAGATATTAAGACAAAAAACTATCTAA
- a CDS encoding amidohydrolase translates to MDKIIWNVINSIKNEMINLGEDIFKNPELGFKEFETNKLICKAFDKYNIDYKNDIAITGIKSTLDSGKEGPHICLLCEIDSVPSTDHKYLGKKDKCAHSCGHYAQIGIILGTFIAIKESKILNELGGKISFIATPAEEYCDFNYRENLIEDNKISYMSGKQEMVRLNTFNDIDLIISCHSMPPNDKYYTEINSSLNGFLGKKITFKGVASHAGLNPWDGVNALNAANVALNAIAYLRETFKEEDTVRVHYVISEGGASVNSVPEKVVLDMYIRAKTLDAIMDVDTKVNRAIKGGALALGAQVKISNTGGYLPLTQDENLTEVLKHNMLKFIGEDKILKDCHSFASGDIGDLSYIMPTVQIGVSGFAGRIHGNDFRTKDKYLAYELPMKYLTSSVIDLLKDEGKKTKEILSKFEQKLNFDQYIELLNDTNNTQVYNWED, encoded by the coding sequence ATGGATAAAATAATTTGGAATGTAATAAATTCAATAAAAAATGAAATGATTAATTTAGGTGAAGACATATTTAAAAATCCTGAACTTGGTTTTAAAGAGTTCGAAACTAATAAATTAATTTGCAAAGCATTTGATAAGTATAATATTGATTATAAAAATGATATAGCTATAACAGGAATCAAATCTACGTTAGATTCTGGTAAAGAAGGCCCTCATATATGCCTTTTATGTGAAATAGATTCTGTTCCTAGTACAGATCATAAGTATTTAGGTAAAAAAGATAAATGTGCTCACTCATGTGGTCATTATGCTCAAATAGGTATAATACTAGGTACATTTATTGCGATAAAAGAATCTAAAATTTTAAATGAATTAGGTGGGAAAATTTCATTTATAGCAACACCTGCAGAAGAATACTGTGATTTCAATTATCGTGAAAATTTAATTGAAGATAATAAAATATCTTATATGTCAGGTAAGCAAGAGATGGTAAGGCTAAATACATTTAATGATATTGATTTAATAATATCATGCCACTCTATGCCGCCTAATGATAAATATTATACAGAGATAAATTCTAGTCTAAATGGATTTTTAGGTAAAAAAATTACTTTTAAAGGAGTTGCATCTCATGCAGGTCTTAATCCATGGGATGGAGTAAATGCACTAAATGCAGCAAATGTAGCATTAAATGCAATAGCTTATTTAAGAGAAACGTTTAAAGAAGAGGATACAGTAAGGGTTCATTATGTAATAAGTGAAGGTGGAGCAAGTGTTAATAGTGTTCCAGAGAAAGTAGTATTAGATATGTACATAAGAGCAAAGACTTTAGATGCAATAATGGATGTGGATACTAAAGTAAATAGAGCAATAAAAGGTGGAGCATTGGCACTTGGAGCTCAAGTTAAGATTTCAAATACAGGAGGATATTTACCTCTTACACAAGATGAGAATCTTACAGAAGTATTAAAGCACAATATGTTAAAGTTTATAGGTGAAGATAAAATTCTTAAAGATTGCCACTCTTTTGCCAGCGGAGATATAGGAGATTTATCTTATATAATGCCAACGGTTCAAATAGGAGTTTCAGGATTTGCTGGAAGAATTCATGGTAACGATTTTAGAACAAAAGATAAATATTTAGCCTATGAATTACCAATGAAATACCTTACATCATCAGTTATAGATTTGTTAAAAGATGAGGGTAAAAAAACAAAAGAAATATTATCGAAGTTCGAGCAGAAGCTTAACTTTGATCAATATATAGAATTATTAAATGATACAAACAATACACAAGTTTATAACTGGGAGGATTAG